The DNA window TATCCTTAACACTAATGGCTTTTGGATGAAGTTCTGTTTATTAGTTGTGTCTAGACAATTGAAGAAATGGTTTTGCTGATTTGCAAAGGCACTTCTGTCTTTTGGGatgcaaaggcagcagcaatgcagtgtGTGAAGGCTTCTCATCCATATTGCTATAtataaagaagggaaaggaaaccTCTCTTCCTTAAACATGGTGGAGAGCTCCTGGATGATCTGCCAGCTCTTGATGATCTCTGGTAGCAGCAACACTCAGCCTGAATGGCCGTGCTGTCTCTCCAATTGACTGTCAGCTCATTCCTTAGCTACTGTCCAACCACACTGCCTTAATGGCCCTTCCAGCGCCTACAAGCTTAGCTCCCCAGTGAGGGAATGGAGTGAGGGAGTTCAAGAggattttccttgaaaatggATGAATATTTGTTTGCTCCATGGTTTTAATTTCACTAAGTCccctgctgttctgtgcagctctgtCTCCAGTGATCCCAGCTGCTCTACTGGGTCTTGCTGGATATCACTTCTCATTGCTCTCTTCCCTTCTTAGGACACTGTTTAAGGAGAGCAGGCGTGTACACGGACACCTCACATCAGTCCTGTGAGTATCGTGCAGCATTCCTTTAGAGTGATAACTGGTGATCTGCGTTCCCTGGGGCCTGGGTGGATCGTGCAGGAACACCTGAGCTTGTTTGGCTCCTGTCAGACAGTTTGGCGCTGCTTCATTTGGGAAGGTCTAAGGAGAGAAGTGGTGTGTGACATCTCCCAGCAAAAGCCTTTCTGAGGTGCCTGGGCCTTACAGCAGGCTCAGAGAATGACCTTTGATGCCAGGTTGCCTCCTGGCCTTGTTCAGCAGGCTGGAGTCAGGCTTCTGTGCTAGGCCCTGGGAGACAGTTGAGTAAAATGGACTGTGGTGCCAGCACTGTGTTTATTGCCACCTATTCAGTTAATCCTTACTGGATTCTGGATTCCCTCTTCCTTGCTGCCAGATTAAAGCAGAGGTACGATGAGCTCAAGGCAATGAGAATGGGAGAAACAGACCTGTGGGTGACAAACCAAGGGATCCATCGGAATCCAGCTGGGCAGGTGCCTTAAGGCCTAAGGGCCTCATGGATCTTGCTGGCAGCATGTAACAGACAACGATATAGATTTAGGCTGGTATCTGTTTGACAGCTGGTCCTGTTCTTGGCATTGGATGAATGAGGGGAAGCAGAGAAAGGGTATGAAATAGAATGTAGAGTCATCCTTCCCTCAGCCAtacctctccagcagctcagggatgTCTTGTACCGGTGATTGCATCTGACCAGACCAAATGATCTATTTTCCATGAATTTGGCAGATGCTTTTGCATCTTTGACTTCTTCTGGGAATCTAAAAGAAGTGtgtagttttttttcccctctaaaatAGCCTGTGTATCCATTTCTCTCTGGGTGTTGCTATATTTAGGTCAGCAGTGGGCTTCTGTAGCTCGTAGCCCTGCAGCTGATGCAGGATGTGTCTGTTGAGTGCTTTCACTGCTCTGCAACCATTTCAGAtactctgctctgctccctaAATCGTTCCCCTGTGTGGGAGCTGGGACTTCCTAGGGCAGCAACAAATGTCATACGATTTTGAATCCTAGCAACCTGAGATGCTGCCTCTGTTCTTTGCAAAAGACTCAGTGGATCATCATTAACAGGGCCCCTGACTGGATGCTTCCCTACAGGCACTCAGTGAAcccatgttttctttgtctccCTTGAAACAGGGCGAAGAAGAAGGTTGTCGCTCCTACTAAAGTGAAGGGGAAGGtgagttctgtgttttttggtACACACATTTGATATATCCCAGTAGTTGAGAGACTGCCATCCTAGGTCCTATACTTGAGCTTTGTATCTATGCATAGATGTAAGGAAGTTGTATTCTTAAACAGCAGCAGTCTGCACTGTGCTTGAGGAAAGAATTAGGACAGCAGCTAGaactgatggcagcaggagtACCAGCCTGGAAGGAGGGTACCTGTCATCGGACAGGTATCACACCTTTCATCCCAAAATCAGGgacctttccttcccttctcagcATTACATTCTGCCTCTGTTttgactttgctttctgttgttattttgttccAGGAACTCTCCTCTAAACCTGATAAAAAGGTGGCTGTTTCTGTTCCATCAGTACATTCAAGCAACACCGTAGCTCTGTCATCAGAATCCCAGGCAGGAAGTCTTAACATCAGTGCCCAGACCAGAGAACTCCTGTCCCTTGGGACAGCACAAGCAGCCAACAGCACTACTACTCCTGCTGCCTTCATGGACAACTCTTTGGATGAAGATTTAATTCATAATCCTACTTCCTCCCTTGAAGCAGTCTCCAAGGAACTGGCTGTGTtgaacagcagagcaggagggagccCTGACTTTCCTCTTCCTGGAGCTCCAAAAGCTCCACCTGAGAAGATTCCAACTATTGCAtcctcagaagagaagagaacATTTCCAAAGGCCCACCCTGCTCCCACAACATCCTCTGCTGGTTCCCTCCAGTCTCCTCTAAATTTCCTGGCTGAACAGGCCCTCGCATTGGGCCAAACTTCCCAAGacaaaaagacagagaactCTAATTATAAAGAGCTCTCCTGCCAAGCCTCCCCCAGCAAAATCCTTCCTGATATACACCAGGCTAAACAGAAGCACCACAGCCTGGTCCGACCAAGCCATGGGCCTCAGACCTCCACCTCGGTGCCAGGTACTCAGGTGAAGGTTTTCCACTCAAGCAACCAGCCACAGAAAACTTTCACCTCTCCGGCTCCATTTGTCAAACTGCAGAACCCCAAGTCCTCCTCCCCATTGCCCCAACGCTCCCTCCTCCAGCAGGTCAAGTCATCAACCAAAGCTCAGAGCTTCCATTCCTCTGCTGCCTCAGGCAGCACCCAAAACTCCAGCAGTTCTCACAAAAGCCCAGGCTCATCATCGTCATCTCTAAACTATACAGGAAAGCACTCAAGTGGCTCTAGCACTTCAGGACAATCCTATAAATCACCCTTTGTTTCTGGATCCCTCTCCAAGCATGGGGcttcttccagcagctcctcatcgGGAGCGTCTGCAAACCAGGGCTGCTCCTCTGGGAACTTGCTGCCCAGCATGCAGACCCCTTCCTCCAGCCAGGCATCCAGCCGGCCAGCCCCGAGCTCTGCAGTGAAGAAGACTCCTGTCTCTCAGAAGCTGACTCTGGTGGCACCTCCAGGAGGTTCAAATGGAGATTCTAGTGGGGGCACACAAGGGGTGGCCAAATTGCTGACCTCCTCCCTAAAGCCAGCTGTTGCCAGCAGCGCCGCATCTTCTACCTCTGTGCCGGTAAGTAGGAGCATGCTGACCCAGCCCGATGCCAGGAGAGCACATGGCGTTGTGTCAGGCAGTCTCCTGACTTGCTGAGACCTGCCATAAAATGGTGACTTTGAAAGAAGTTCCTGAAATTCTTGAATGACTGTCTGGACTTTGACTGCTTAGGTTAGGAGGACTTGGCCTTTGCAATGGGTTTACAATCTAGAGttcaagcttttgttttcagcttaaaGTAATGATCAAAATACTCTGGTACCTTCCAGACAGCAATTTTTGGGTAGGCTGTGTAGTGTTCTAGACCTGGTGTTGTGAGTTATGGTGACAATAATGCTGCCACTTAGGGCAGGAGGAAGCGTGGTAAGGCAGGTAGCTGATATCATTGCATAAACTAAGATTATAACTGCCAAGTTGTTTGAAATTAGGTCTGCGTTTTGACCTTCTTACATTATAAGTAATTTTAGTATTACTGGCGCTTAGTTTCACTACTGCTCTGCAGAGTAAACAGTCTGTGATACTGGGCTTTAAACTCAAAATGCCAGCCCAGCTATTTCTGTCCACATTCTGTTGCTCCCCGGCTGCTCTCATAGGTAGTGAAGTGATATTTGGAACTCAGCTTGCTGGCAAGCTGTGAAACTCGAGGTCTGACAGATCAATGAGATACGATGCTCTGTGCAGGTCTCCCGGGATACCTATACAAATCTGTATTATTCAGCCATTGTATTTAATGATTTTCATCCATAGACATTTCTAATGCAGTTGTATTAGTTTGTCAGCTGCTCAAATTGGCACTCGTTAGTGGCACACAGTAAGAGCAGggcaagaaaaatgtttaaatgggCTTGAGAACCACATACTATTCAGCCTGTGCACCCTGTCTGTTACCAAGATAAAGAGCTGGAGGGCATTTCCCAGTGGAGCAGAATTCTGTGGGAGTGATCTCCAATAGCATTCTTGGGTAAAGAGGTAAACCAGGCCTTGGTGCCCTGATTTGACAGCAATTATATGGTGTTGAAAGATAATAAGAAGCTTCCTTCCTGGAACTCATAGGCAGTAGTTTagcttttcctctgcttattGGAGGCATAGTTCCAGAGTAAGAGAATAACAGGCTCAGATCCAGTATGGTCACATTAGGAGACCACAGAATCCAGCAGCTGGGTTGTTAGTGTTCTGGGCACCTCTAGGTGGCCTCAAGAGTTGGCAGTTtgggcactgctgggagggTGCTTCTTGCAAGGAAGAATTCTAGAGTATGTTTTGATTTGGAGCTCTTGATGTTGACTTGCCTTGTTTTTCCTACTCCTGACTGaccttttctcttgcttttcagaaaggaactagtggagctgtgctgctaaCCAGTTCTTCCTCCTTAAGTGTACTGTCTCCATCCTACAAGTCCAACAATCCAAAGTTGCCAGCTGCCCTGAGCTCCACCCCTTTAGGTATTATCTCTCCTATTCATACCTTCCCTCTTCATGTCATCTCCTTCACTTCAGACTCCACCCCGAAAGCAGGAGTATCAAAGGATGCAATAGTTACAGGACCTGCTCCAGGAACTTTCCACCATGGCCTTGGCCACAGTGAGTGCACTCCTGCTCATGCATGTGTCTTTGTGCCTGTGCTGTTAAACAGCAGATCATTGGTGTTCTTGTTGTGTGAAGCCATTGCAGACAAACCCATCTCTCTCTCGTTGTTGCTTTGTGCTGTAGTTCATGCATTTATACCTCTAGCAGTTGCATTTGGAGAACCTTGGGCACATTCCTGTAGCTAGCCCAGAAGTCCCAACAGCTGGAAACCAAACTATAGGCTGCAGCTCCTCTATCATTTCTGTCTTCAATgtgtatttgttctttttttcctctctcctttctttgtttttctctctagGTCTTCTGGCTGGCTTGCACTCCAGCCCCCACCATGCTGCGCCACTCCCACATTCTGCCCTGTCCACTCATTTACCGCAAAGTCTGCCAGGTAACTTGTCAGACAGTCTTGTTTGTCTTCTGCATCGTGAGTCACCCTGTATCTCAGCAGGATGACTTTTAGGGGTGAAAGCAAAATTCCTGTCCTTGCTGTCTGACCGGTGTGGTCGTTGCTGAAACCTCCAGCCTCCCCAAGGTTCAAAGCGAGGCGTAGCCCTCTGTGtcctttgctgttttgttagCCAGTGCAAACGTGTGCTTCTGAAATGAGGAGCACTCGGTGCTTATAGTGAGCGTGGGTTCCTGGAGGCACTTAATGTTGCTGCTTGCGTCGTGGTAAAGGCTTATTCTGTTAGGATGAAAGCTGTGCCTCTTTATGCATAGTCTGCCAGGACTGCCCCAAATTGAATATGCTGCCTGCGTGGAGTTTTGTCACTGGTGACCTATATAATGTGTGTCAGACCAGTATGTCTTTCGTCTGTGCACTGAGCTAATTGCCCACATCTCCTTCACAGTGAGGGATGCAGGCTGTTTTCCTTGGTACTGACGATGTGATGATTTTGCAGTTAAGCCTGCTCCTCCCCGATTGATGCCTGCAGAACTAATGCATAAAACAAGAGATGTCCAAAGAACATCTCTGCTGATAATtggagctctgcctgctgtggtTGCAAATGCTTGTAAGAACTGCcgaggaagggaaggagagaggaatCCATTCAGCATtcaggaaatggaaatgagGGAACACCAGATTGGGCATGTCTGCTTTGGTAATTGTGCCATGTATGTCAGTGGTAACTGCTGCAGCTATTTCTGCTTTACTGATCAAGAATCCCTTGGCTCTTCACCGTGGTTCACCATGACTGTCGTAGATTCTTATTGGGCAGTGTGAGTCTGATCTGGGAGTGACTGTGCTGGCTTCATACTGTGGCACTGAAGACATTAGTAGATGTGTGGGCACACTTCTGGAGGTAACGTGGCCTCCTGGAGCAGTCTATGTGAAATGCCCTTGGCTGCTGAGGACAGtgctggaggaagaggagacCACTGAGCAAAGCTGAAAATAGGAAGAATTCCTCTCCTTTGCTTCTTTCACTGGAGTTTGTGTGGGGTGAGTTGTTAGGTCCCTCCAGCGTGGCAGAGCACAAGAAGCCCCTTGCAGcagttgctgtgtgacagacctttccttcctgttcctaAACTTCCACTTGCTGGAGAGTGAGGAGATTGATTTTGGTTTGAACATGAGTTGTGAGATGTTGCTGAGGAGTTGTTCTCTTCCTCATTATTTGAAGGAGTTTAGAGCCCTCACTCGATGTTTTCACACAAACATTGAGCACAGTGCAGTCTTTTCTGACAATGCAATCAATTGTGGTGCTTtgttaaagaacaaaatagCTTTTTCATTGGCTACCATGGTCTTAAAATATCTCCTATTTCTTTGGTGGAATCAACTGTAGCTGGCTGTataaagagaaagctgaaagctgTGAGCTGGTGCTTGGGAGGTTACTACAAATGCAAGGAACTGTTGATGCCTTATGTGTAAGTGCTTGTAGCAGCCAGCATTCATCAAAGAGCATTTGAGCAAGGAGCATCcagtgtgtgcttgtgtgtCTTTACTGCTGTCTTTGCTGATGGGTGTTTCTGCGTGCTGGTGCCATGGCCATGGTTGTTCCAACTGCTTGCTTTAGAAGTACTGTGTGCTGGGACTGCAATCTTGCATGGAATGAACCGTCCTTGTCCTGGAGAAGGAGCTGTCGCTGCCCTGCTTGGTGCCACTGCTGCTTGACTGCACGTCTCAGTATATCCATTTGTTCACTGTGATCTAGTGGCAGTTTTAAGTGTTCCTAGAGAATTTCTGATCTGTTAAACTACCTTTCTCTGTTCACTGCATTTactctttttccttcacatctGCTCCTTTCTCTTACTCCAGTGGTTAGATTCCTATGACTCCTGTTGCTGTCAATGCACATGTAAGGACTTCATTACGACAGCAAAGGTCTGCTGAGTTGTATTCAAATCAACTGTAGATGCTAGGCAGCAAGCATCATGTATTTCTAGTTTCCTAGGTTGGGAGACACCACAGCCTGGCTTTTAGAGGACAGATTGCCAGGCTAGCTAGGAAAGCAGCCATCTGAATCCGTGCTGTGGTGCTTTTGTTGAGAGGCCACAAGAGACCCTCTGTGCTTCCTGTgactgcagctcctctgctgcacacagctccatgGGGCTGATGCTGAAACCCTTCcccatttgcttttgtttcctttcagatgCTTCTCAGCTTCACGGCAAAGGGTCCAACACACAGCAGCGGAAGTTGTGACGTCTGCCAGGAGGGGAGCTAGAACACACATGGGATAAACCGAAGAGCAGTTAATTCATGGATACCGACGGTGACTTCTACTCATGACAACTGGAGAGACTGAACTTCAACGAGGGGGTTTGTTGGTGAGTTTGCTCAGAGGTTCTCAGAGTAAAGCCCCACACCAAGGGCCACCTTGAGCCACGTCGCGATGAGAGAAGTGTTTGTAGCACTCTTCTATTGCTGCTGCCCTTCATGCATTCCCTGGCACTGGCATGAGCTGGAACTTGCAGGGAGAGTGGCCTGGCTTTCCTGCAGGAAGTTCAGGGCTGGTGGATTCCCACTCACCTGCGTCTACGTCTGCCAAGTACCTCCAAGCCCAGTTACCTCCTTGGTCTCCCTGTGGAGGGTATGAAAggtgcttctttcttttgctttggaTTTACTTGGACAATTCTAGCACTGCCAGTGCTTTCTGAAGACATTTCACTGATTCTTTTCAATTGTACTATTAAGCTGTGCTACACTTAATAGGACCTAACATTTCCTGTGCGGTGAATCTAACGAACCACCTGATGTTCCCCtctggaggagaaagaagactCTTTAGAGAGACACTTCTAGATGCACTCATGGACGTTGAGAATTCGACATCTTTTGGTttttggaattttctttttttttttcttctccaaagggatgctttttttcctgctcagttTTATCCTCATTACCGTTGAATGCATTGGATTGAATGGGACACTTCTCAGCATGTCATATATAGGAAGACATAATTCCAGTGCCTTTTATGGTGGAGCAAGAATGGACTAGTGACATACATTTCAGCCCTATTTTATGTGCTCCTCAACCCTTTTTTAATCATTCTGTATTTAAGAtgtattctgtttatttaataGAGCTTTTTATGGTTGCACATCAAAAAAGCTGCACTGTCTGGACTTTAATGGTGTCTTGGTGACTGCGAACACAGTACCAAATCCAGCAAGAGCACCAGTTCTTATCAGAGTTTGTGCAAGCGGGTTCCAGACCCTCCCCTAAAGCCATTCTTTCCTAGGGTTGTCAGCAACGATCTCTTTAGTGGGCAGAGGGAATGATCTAGGTTAACCAAGGTCACTTATATTCAAATGAATTCCAGAGAAGAGTTTTGCTCTCCTTGATGATTTCTGCACTAGAATCATGCGCTTGTCCCAGCGGCAGGAATGGGGACCATCTGGGGTTGGGGTgtatcagttttattttttaagatggTATTTTAACTCTTAGCCCTAAATACTTCTCCCCTGAGCACACCCTTTCCAACTGTGCATAGCGAAAGGCAGGCTGTGGTTCCAACTGAGctttctgggttttatttttctgctctccccagtctcttttctcaggcTCCTGTAGCCCATGTTCTGAATTGTGCCGTGGTGGCACTGATCTGCATAGATTTCAGCTGTAGTTCAAGGGAAAGTCTGCAGCCTTCCTCCTAGAGCATTCAGGTAGGATGCTGGCGCTGAGTATACCAGCaaatatctgcttttgttttccctatttttttGTAAGCTCCGAGACAGACTGTTCTCTATTTGGGCTGGTATGTAATTTTCCAAGATCATTGTGTtgtttatattaataataataataataatattaataataataaaatgcagctcagaattaaaaatctgtttacagAAAATATCTAGGTTGTAGCAAAAGAGCCAAAGACAAGAACTTGTGTGactgaaatgaagcacagcagtTTATCGTTGGTCTCTGATCAGTGGATGTCGCATGGTTCCCGTTGGAGGCCTCATCCTGAGAGGTGCTTTGCACCTTCAACTTCCCATGGTTGCTGAAAGCACGTAAACACCTGGTGGGACAGGGACTCGCAGCGAGTGACCCAAGGTGCTGGTTCTATCCctctctttgctttcacttgAATGCTTCTGCTGGGAGGCACCTGTGTGCGTGGCCAGAGCAGGACGCCCTTGTTCTAGGAATATAGCGAAGCCTCTTGCCTCAGGGAAATGTTTATTTGGTGGAAATTCTGTgggatatttcttctttttttaatttacgTGCTATAATGAATGAGTGAATGGTacggagcagagctgcagcaaggcAGAACCACGCGGAGGCCTGACAGCTGATGGGGAGCCAGGGCTCTGGCCTCTGCCTCAATGGGGCAATGTGCAGCACTTCCGTGGCAGCGTGGGGCAGTGAGGCTCCCATGGCACTTACTTTATAGGGCAGTTCCTTTTGGATGTAAGAGCTGCGGTTtactattatattttttttgtgtgatgGGACTGTCTTGCTGAAGATGATGGGGGTGGTAATGAAAACTGTTAATCTTGTACAGAATAACTGAATAAATTGTTTCAATgtttccaaaatgctttttttgcttccccatctccttccctcTAGTTTTTaccattttgcttttaagaattTGTTTTAGCTTGGTGATCATCTCCTGACCCCTATTTCTTGAGTGACTAATCAATTACCGTCTAACTAAATGTCTTACTTTGTAAGTGTACTGTGGCTCTGAAGCCACTGTGATGGTAGAATTAATTCTTGTTCAATGCTTTTGAATCACAGAAGGGGTTGGATTGGAAGGATTGGATATTTGCTGGAGCAACGGCACGATCCTGCGTGATCCATTCATTTACAAAGGTAGAATAATTGCACTGATCTCCAAAGCCAAGAAGGATGGTCAGTGAATGCTCGCTGATGCTTTTGTTGATGGCAAAGTTTGCTGAGGCTCAGGTATTGAGCTTTAATGAAAGGAGAGGTGTCACATGAAGAATGCGGGCTGGTCGGGGCAGAGCTGGATGTGAGTATggctgaaaggcagcactgctctgccaaAGCTTTTGCTGCATCAGTTGATGACATAACGTGAAAAAGATCCTGGGGTTTAAACTTTGATAGAGGGGTTGGTAAAGCAGAAATTGCCCTGGTAAGGCAGAAATTGGGGTAAAGGAAACAGTTAGTTGTACTCTAGAAGTCTCTAGTAGCATCCCAGCATAAATCCCTCTCTTCCCGTAGCTGCAGTCTCATTTGATGGTGCAGTTCCCTCCCATCTAATGCCGCTAATTAGTCCCAGCTAACGCTGAGTCTGGTCAAAGGAATAGTCCTATTtatcagtttctttttaatgttgaCTCTCAGCTGGCATCTTCCCATAAGGCCAAGGATCAAGAGAGCGCTGTAAGCAATAAAGGAAGACAAACATCTGATTGGaaccactgcattttttttttatttcatactaTAAATAGAATTCCCCTCTATTTCCCGTTCCCGTACACAAGTAAGTGAGACGTGTAGCTGCATGTAACTCTATTCGATAAGATACCAGCACAAATGGCTCTCAACCACGAGGTAAGCTAACTGTGTTTCGAAGGCACTCTGCGTTTGGTTACAGTTGCATGCTTTACACCAGCATCTTGTGTTCGGCACTGCTGCCGGCTCTTCACATACTTCTTGGTGAACTCTATGGTATAGGAATGCTCCTCCTGGATCTAGGGCTGACACCATCAAATTACTGTGCTTCATTTCACTCTTgcccagcagcatcagcacGCCGGTGAGCAAAAAGGTCGGGTGTTCATGTGATGGTACCAAGGTGAGGTGCACATCACGCCTTTTGCTTACAGAGCCGGTTTTCTCCAAGGATAATCCCATCGTTTGGTTGCCCACAGTCAAACTGTGAGGCTTACCAACATGGAGCTGATGTACCCAGCTCTCGCTGGTCAGCCCAGAATCATTTTGACCCTCAGTCTCCTaacatctgctttatttatttgttttctgcctttgtggCTTACATGTTGAAGAAACTGTGGGTTTGACTGAGTCTTTTGGACTTCAGGTACTTTGCTTGTTTTTGGCTTGTCATCTTGTTTGTTGAGTGGTTGGGTAGGGCTGAAGAGGGAGCGAAGGTTTAGTTGTAGGCTTGACAAAGGTGTTTTCCACTACTGGCGGTGCTTTTCCGCAGCGTATGACAGCAAGCAGTGCGGCTTCATAGCGCGGCTGGACAGAGGCTCTAGCATTTTGGAAGATGCAAAGGAGGGCGAGGATTTGCAGTGATCTGGTAGTCTTAACAAGTGGTGCAGCTCTGACTTGCTGCCTTTAAGAGAAGGTTCTAAAGTGGAGCGAGCACTGGGTAGTTACTTCCAGACACCAAGACCGCCAGCTCCTGGATTGACATCTGCTTGTTGAGGTAACTGTTGTACTGGGCCGTGCTTAGTCTGCCGCTTTTCAGCGCATCTTCGATTGAGAACTCTCTGCCTGATTTCCTGTCGAGGATCACGGATGATTCCCCATTGGGCCCCTTGATTGAGATCTCTTCCCAGTCGCATTCCTGACTCTTCAGCTTGACAAACAGGCTCCATTCAATGAGGCCAAGCACATGAGCTTCCTCTGGAGACATCTCCTTGCCTGTGTCTGGATCGATGACCACAATGGAGCGCCTCAGGTGGTTCTCTCTTTGTTCCCTCTTGATTGCCACCGTCTTGAGGCGGTTCTGGAGCTGCTCGAtctctgcatctttttctttagaTAACTGCTTCAGATCATCTAACTCTCTTTCCAGAGCTTGGAATCTGGAGTCTAGGTTTATTCCACTGTCCATGTGGGTCATGTTTCTCAAATCCCGAGCTTCTGTTGCTGTGAGTT is part of the Coturnix japonica isolate 7356 chromosome 14, Coturnix japonica 2.1, whole genome shotgun sequence genome and encodes:
- the UBN1 gene encoding ubinuclein-1 isoform X8; protein product: MTEPHRVLFTTLHGPLSSSFLKKPRKDDVEQPPEAEQPGETVRLSLTLFEPDHKRCPEFYYPDLLKNSQAKRKGSSGDKRKEPADPFDDEKERHKAEALARKFEEKYGGKRRRKDRFQDLIDMGYGYDESDSFIDNSEAYDELVPASLTTKYGGFYINTGTLQFRQASDSEDEYVKEKKKKSPKKRKLKDGGEKMKKRKKDDSYDKEKKSKKSKFPKAGFTALNASKEKKKKKYSGALSVKEMLRKFQKEKEAQKKKDEEQKVVTPSPAEPQAPREAETMPDPLLSLFGHASDSDLLQAATAMDTLTDLDLERLFSESPEGSPLHDVEDGSNPAGAGLEQDFKQLPSLPEGLPAPLEKRIKELAQAARAAEGEGKQKFFTQDINNIILDIELQTRELNSQIRSGVYTHLAAFLPCSKDTLVKRARKLYLYEQGGRLKEPLQKLKEAIGRAMPEQMAKYQEECQAHTQAKFVKTLFKESRRVHGHLTSVLAKKKVVAPTKVKGKELSSKPDKKVAVSVPSVHSSNTVALSSESQAGSLNISAQTRELLSLGTAQAANSTTTPAAFMDNSLDEDLIHNPTSSLEAVSKELAVLNSRAGGSPDFPLPGAPKAPPEKIPTIASSEEKRTFPKAHPAPTTSSAGSLQSPLNFLAEQALALGQTSQDKKTENSNYKELSCQASPSKILPDIHQAKQKHHSLVRPSHGPQTSTSVPGTQVKVFHSSNQPQKTFTSPAPFVKLQNPKSSSPLPQRSLLQQVKSSTKAQSFHSSAASGSTQNSSSSHKSPGSSSSSLNYTGKHSSGSSTSGQSYKSPFVSGSLSKHGASSSSSSSGASANQGCSSGNLLPSMQTPSSSQASSRPAPSSAVKKTPVSQKLTLVAPPGGSNGDSSGGTQGVAKLLTSSLKPAVASSAASSTSVPKGTSGAVLLTSSSSLSVLSPSYKSNNPKLPAALSSTPLGIISPIHTFPLHVISFTSDSTPKAGVSKDAIVTGPAPGTFHHGLGHSLLAGLHSSPHHAAPLPHSALSTHLPQSLPDASQLHGKGSNTQQRKL
- the UBN1 gene encoding ubinuclein-1 isoform X6; amino-acid sequence: MTEPHRVLFTTLHGPLSSSFLKKPRKDDVEQPPEAEQPGETVRLSLTLFEPDHKRCPEFYYPDLLKNSQAKRKGSSGDKRKEPADPFDDEKERHKAEALARKFEEKYGGKRRRKDRFQDLIDMGYGYDESDSFIDNSEAYDELVPASLTTKYGGFYINTGTLQFRQASDSEDEYVKEKKKKSPKKRKLKDGGEKMKKRKKDDSYDKEKKSKKSKFPKAGFTALNASKEKKKKKYSGALSVKEMLRKFQKEKEAQKKKDEEQKVVTPSPAEPQAPREAETMPDPLLSLFGHASDSDLLQAATAMDTLTDLDLERLFSESPEGSPLHDVEDGSNPAGAGLEQDFKQLPSLPEGLPAPLEKRIKELAQAARAAEGEGKQKFFTQDINNIILDIELQTRELNSQIRSGVYTHLAAFLPCSKDTLVKRARKLYLYEQGGRLKEPLQKLKEAIGRAMPEQMAKYQEECQAHTQAKFVKMLEEEKDREQRDRVCSDDDEDDEKGGKRVTGPRKKFQWNDEIRTLFKESRRVHGHLTSVLAKKKVVAPTKVKGKELSSKPDKKVAVSVPSVHSSNTVALSSESQAGSLNISAQTRELLSLGTAQAANSTTTPAAFMDNSLDEDLIHNPTSSLEAVSKELAVLNSRAGGSPDFPLPGAPKAPPEKIPTIASSEEKRTFPKAHPAPTTSSAGSLQSPLNFLAEQALALGQTSQDKKTENSNYKELSCQASPSKILPDIHQAKQKHHSLVRPSHGPQTSTSVPGTQVKVFHSSNQPQKTFTSPAPFVKLQNPKSSSPLPQRSLLQQVKSSTKAQSFHSSAASGSTQNSSSSHKSPGSSSSSLNYTGKHSSGSSTSGQSYKSPFVSGSLSKHGASSSSSSSGASANQGCSSGNLLPSMQTPSSSQASSRPAPSSAVKKTPVSQKLTLVAPPGGSNGDSSGGTQGVAKLLTSSLKPAVASSAASSTSVPKGTSGAVLLTSSSSLSVLSPSYKSNNPKLPAALSSTPLGIISPIHTFPLHVISFTSDSTPKAGVSKDAIVTGPAPGTFHHGLGHSLLAGLHSSPHHAAPLPHSALSTHLPQSLPDASQLHGKGSNTQQRKL
- the UBN1 gene encoding ubinuclein-1 isoform X4, producing MTEPHRVLFTTLHGPLSSSFLKKPRKDDVEQPPEAEQPGETVRLSLTLFEPDHKRCPEFYYPDLLKNSQAKRKGSSGDKRKEPADPFDDEKERHKAEALARKFEEKYYDELVPASLTTKYGGFYINTGTLQFRQASDSEDEYVKEKKKKSPKKRKLKDGGEKMKKRKKDDSYDKEKKSKKSKFPKAGFTALNASKEKKKKKYSGALSVKEMLRKFQKEKEAQKKKDEEQKVVTPSPAEPQAPREAETMPDPLLSLFGHASDSDLLQAATAMDTLTDLDLERLFSESPEGSPLHDVEDGSNPAGAGLEQDFKQLPSLPEGLPAPLEKRIKELAQAARAAEGEGKQKFFTQDINNIILDIELQTRELNSQIRSGVYTHLAAFLPCSKDTLVKRARKLYLYEQGGRLKEPLQKLKEAIGRAMPEQMAKYQEECQAHTQAKFVKMLEEEKDREQRDRVCSDDDEDDEKGGKRVTGPRKKFQWNDEIRELLCHLVKIKLDGYEYDKNKAQSLEDYVKTFLDGEVKPLWPKGWMQARTLFKESRRVHGHLTSVLAKKKVVAPTKVKGKELSSKPDKKVAVSVPSVHSSNTVALSSESQAGSLNISAQTRELLSLGTAQAANSTTTPAAFMDNSLDEDLIHNPTSSLEAVSKELAVLNSRAGGSPDFPLPGAPKAPPEKIPTIASSEEKRTFPKAHPAPTTSSAGSLQSPLNFLAEQALALGQTSQDKKTENSNYKELSCQASPSKILPDIHQAKQKHHSLVRPSHGPQTSTSVPGTQVKVFHSSNQPQKTFTSPAPFVKLQNPKSSSPLPQRSLLQQVKSSTKAQSFHSSAASGSTQNSSSSHKSPGSSSSSLNYTGKHSSGSSTSGQSYKSPFVSGSLSKHGASSSSSSSGASANQGCSSGNLLPSMQTPSSSQASSRPAPSSAVKKTPVSQKLTLVAPPGGSNGDSSGGTQGVAKLLTSSLKPAVASSAASSTSVPKGTSGAVLLTSSSSLSVLSPSYKSNNPKLPAALSSTPLGIISPIHTFPLHVISFTSDSTPKAGVSKDAIVTGPAPGTFHHGLGHSLLAGLHSSPHHAAPLPHSALSTHLPQSLPDASQLHGKGSNTQQRKL